Within Crassostrea angulata isolate pt1a10 chromosome 2, ASM2561291v2, whole genome shotgun sequence, the genomic segment cccgttgcttttaatatttgactttGTGACTCTTGAAGAAACAGGGTCCACTTTCAACTTTAATGGTTtgtctatatgcaatatctgcaGATATCAAAAGCACAGATACAACATTTACTTTTGGAGACCCCTCGATTTCATTGAACCAAGATAAATGTACCAGTACATCACACCATAGCCCACTCATTTATACATACcgtatttatatttgtattaacTTTGTACTTTAGTTTAGCTGATAATGTcacaaatattgaaaaacaacacagtaaaaaacattttattttcatcttaaaaGCAATAAAATCTGCATAAAAATGGTTTAGCAACAATTCACATTTACGATCAAGTTGTCGAACTTAAAGTATATCTTGTAAACTGTTGGAaggctgagagagagagagagagagagagagagagagagagagagagagagagagagagagagagagagagagagagagatcttgtaaactttaaatttactcTGTGTGGGTGTAAAATGACattgtattttgtataatttacaCCATCCAGTAAGTTTATAATTTACAACATGAGAGGAGGATAGTTTAAGCTTCTAGTTTAGGCAAATGACCTAACACCTActcctaaaaatattttttcatgaagAATTTGGCTCTGTATTATTATTTTagtaaattgaaattttgataaatgcatttccttaaaaattattaaaattgttgAGAGTCACATTAGCTGAAACTACTGCACACTTGTGATACAATATTAGACTGTGATAACACAACATGGAGACTCATTTCTCtaagattttaaactttttgacCAATTTTGACTCTAACTCTGCCACCCAAATTGAGTCCACCCCGTCAAAGCACAGACCATGGGGCTCCTTGATTCCCGCTTCTTCCGTTAAAAGCAGACGAACAAATGCGCCATCTTTATCGATCACGTGAATACTGTGTCTAAATTGGTCTGCGATGATCACGTGACCTAGGGTGTCGGTATCGATATCCATGGGCAAAAATTGGTAGGATTTATTTTTAGCGACCCCGAGGTacgagaaccggaagtgaccgTGAGCGTCGACTGCGGTGATTTTCTTCAAGTTGTAGTCGCTGACTATGATGTCCCcgttgaaattttcagtgatgtGTTCCGGTCGGCTGTATAACTTCTGATCTTCCCCCAATATCTCTCTTACTTTATTTCCGGAGACAGTGTACTCTTCGACTTTTCCTACTTGGTCCACCTCATAAAGAGGATCATGGTGGAAAAGTCCCACGAGGATCGAGCCGGACTGGGTTACACAGAGACCGCTGGGCGACCAATCCGTGCTCACAAGCGTCTGCGATTCACCACTTCCGGTCACCACTAAAATCCTCCTTGTCTCTACATCGCTGTACAATATACTGCTGTCTGGCAAAATTGCCATCCCGTCAGGTGATACCTCTGTGTCTGTGATTATCGAAGTTTGACTCTGTCCCTTTTTGTCTATCACCAAGATGCGGGGGTCGTTTCCAAACACAACTATCTTGGAGGACGATATACATCGGACCCCAAGCTGATATTCGAGATCCGTTTCAAAACAAGCTTTCTGTTTCGGTGCTTCCGCCAGGCAGCGTTTTAGAGTCCGGACCTTTCGACCCGTGATCGGGGCGATCACGTGGTGTCTCGTGATTTTCCGCCGGTTGTGTTCGGTTTTGCACTCGCTACATAGATACCCCGGACagtttttacacatatattCTGCAGCCGTTGTTTCGCACTCTTCGCAGGTCATTGAACAAAGCGCGGGTTCGATTGACATGTTTcgaacctaaaaaaaaatataaaacatttttataaaatgcttaACGAAAATAcaagaattgttttcattttcatatttttgtaacaaataaaacaaattgagGGATGGGGTAATTTTGAAACTAAAAATTCTATCTAAACAGTGTTATCTTCTTTTATAGCtagtgaatttttattttaaactaagtGGTGAAATCAATAATACATCGAAGTTTGAATGTCAGAAATTTCCTTGACAATTCAAGAACAAAGTTTTCCGATTATGCCACAAGGTTATCTTTAGATTAGAAAGTTACCATCTTTATCGCGATTAATACGTCTTAATTTACGTTTGTAAAGATATATcccaaaaaatcaatttcttgtACTTGTACTTGTACCctgaaatcaaattttaaaatatgaccaACAAATTGGAATGAGTATACCTGTTATGTGTggaaaatgaacataaatgtATGCCAACATTATACCTCAagtttctgggttttttttgccccccccccccctcttaaacacacacacacacacacacacacacacacacacacacgaaGACTCAAGCTCCATATATATAACATACTCATTACTCCAGTTGAATATAGAATACGGTTATTAAACATGAATGTGTACATGTGCATGTCCTCACACCTCTAAAAACTTGCGaaataaacatgaaatgttaacctaaaaattttaatgctGTTTTCATTAAATTCTACATTAAGTGCCCATATATGGCGGTAAATGTGAAAATAGAAATGGGCAGTACATAGAAGAACACAATAAAATCAGAGGCAATGTATCAGCACAGTAGAATTACCTTAAAGGAATCGTTGCGAGTAAAGGGTCTCTTGATGAGCAGAGAGATTCTGATGGTTGGTAATGCCCCTTTAATTTAGATTCAAACTTCCTTTTCTACGAATTGCTTAAAGGTATGTGTATATTTATAGGTATTTCTTTATCTAGACGTGTtgcattttggattttttttttcgtgcaTGTTAAACGAATCGTCCTTATCTTAAACGGAAGATTTATAAGGTTTGTGTGTATTTATATAGTGAACCtgataataaaatttgataccACTGGATTTTTAAACtgtcaaaaaatgacaaatcaCCATGTGTCCTATTGATCGTCGTTGCATTAGTCTAGATTGCGTAATCTTTTTTGGGTGTTTGGGGGTACCCACTGGGAATGAGTCACCTAAAGGAGATAAAATGAATGCGTATATAATTCTATACATATATTCATGCGTATGAATTCGTTAACGAAAAAGTTATACTTtatcatttattgtttttgtcaTTTCTTCAATGCACATACGCGGATCTAATCTAGAGGAAGCGCCAGGGAAAATTCAGATGTTCAAGAAATGCTAACATTTTTattctcaaatgtacaagatggccgcacattccccttaacttcaaaaaataatatgggctatgtacatttttttctgcaatgatcgaaggaattttattgtttaaactagcatttacatctttcttttatcaaataaacattGCCATATCCCTATATTTCTCGACTATAGAACAATATAGAAACTACAATTTTAACGAACAAATGTAACTGATCGTCTAAGGAAAGATGCAATTggtaacctttttttttttggtaaccttattttttttaattttaagcacTTAACAATCTCAATTTCTTTACCATCGGGTGCTGataggggggagggggggggctttATTTCTACTTTTACTCCCTCCCCCTAGTAAAACATAAGTATAAAACAAATTGTAGTTCTGTTTTACctaatttattctttttagAATCGCCTTTCGAATCTAATAAGAATTCCACAGAGTAgtaatgtatatttaacatacGTTTAATGAGTTAAGGCCATTATctatcaaattgatttaatcttaatttatttagaaaaagagACAGTTAGCGTCACAATaggtttttttaaagatatacgtacatgtacatatatttcattcaatgtGAAGGTTTGCCTTAATAACACGTAAAACAAACCCCCCAATTAAAATTCTCTGTTTATTTTGCCTTAGAAACAAAACACTCGCTATTTTTGTGTACGCCTACCCATTAGCAGGCGTAGATTTTTAGTACCGGAATAAGCTAACGCCTTATTGTGAAAGGCAACTTAGTCTGGTTTTGAGGTTTAGTCCCGATTAAGTCCGGACTAAGCTAACGCCAGTATGAaggactttttaaaaactggCCCCTGGATCGGCTTGGACCAGATCGCCGAGCGACCGGCATCCACAGAATAGGTTCCACGGCAGCTCTAGCGCCGCGGAGGATCGTTCTTATGGACGCACCGGAAAGCAAAGCAATCAAAAACTTAAATTCCTACCCCTAAATGTGTGCAGTGTGAACCGAAGACTCAATAACTCGGAATTCATCGAATTGTTGGCCGGTTATTAGACTAACCGAAACAAAAACCGATATTATATTAAAGCAGACATGAAATCATCGGTTTTTTGGCGAAGTTAAATGCACGCTTGAATGAAGCAAAATTATGCAGCACCTCACCATCGCCCCATCGGAAATTCTACGCCAGCCACTAAACGGAACTATGGAATATTAATAGATTAAAAACGTGTATGTCATACTGGATCAACAAGGGATATTCTTCATCGATGATCCTATCAAAGACGACGAGAACTTTCTTTCATTTGAAAACTTTCAAGACAACTTTAAAGTTCAATGTTCATACTATTTTTTTAACCTGCAAAGGGTTGATATCGGCCATCCAAAAGCGTTGGaagaaattataattatacaacaTCCCAAGAGAAGAAATATGTGAAAgcaatattgaaaaattataaaaaggcgcaaaattaaaggtatcaaaACTGTTTTAACTTATATTTTAGCCGGGCtttgctgaaagcagagtcctggatGTAGGGAGGCAAATCGCCAAAgatactataaatagcacaacttcaaaagtaaacgaAAAACCGagcagcgtcaaagtaaaagcttccgctataaaAATAGTTACACAGAGAGCCATGTTTTGTCAAATCTATtggtttttcatttgtttgcgaataaatttagctttgaatttttttccctttctcATCAATTACGTGTTATTTTAAACAAGACTTTGCGTTTTGGGCACATATACAATgggcatgaatttccatgaactacttttcAAAGCATTGGTATTTGGCTTCACATAGAAGTAGTGAGGGGAAGGGGGTTGACTTTATAACGCTTGTTTCAAATTTCAATgcaactgttgatttttttctactagacagacatatttatatttatagtcGCTAACAAAACAATTCAGTCGCTCTCTGGCACATttccgacattaaaagcatgagagagagagagagagagagagagagagagagagagagagagagagagagagagagagtttttactacaaaatatgcATAATGACACATCAAacgagcccggctttcagtactacttcagtactttgattatatcaTCTGTCGCCGAAACCGTTGTAAACGTACATGTGTAAACCAGAAGCAGTGGAGAAGATGCcaatagaaattgaagaaaaggaaagggaaaaaaatatgattccaCATAATGTCACAATGAACACGAAATTGATAATTTGCTAAttccaaattttacatagaattatGTTCACAAACTCTCGACTatctatatctaaaatttttaGAACCGtgttaacaagagcttggactttcggtcGGATGTTTCTATCTAGTTCGGTCGGATGTTTCTATCTAGTTCGGTCGGATGTTTCTATCTAGTTCGGTCGGATGTCGGATGTTTCTATCTAGTTCGGTCGGATGTTTCTATCTAGTTCGGTCGGATGTTTCTATCTAGTTCGGTCGGATGTTTCTATCTAGTTCGGTCGGATGTTTCTATCTAGTTCGGTCGGATGTTTCTATCTTGTTCGGTCGGATGTTTCTATCTAGTTCGGTCGGATGTTTCTATCTAGTTCGGTCGGATGTTTCTATCTAGTTCGGTCGGATGTTTCTATCTAGTTCGGTCGGATGTTTCTATCTAGTTCGGTCGGATGTTTCTATCTAGTTCGGTCGGATGTTTCTATCTTGTTCGGTCGGATGTTTCTATCTAGTTCGGTCGGATGTTTCTATCTAGTTCGGTCGGATGTTTCTATCTAGTTCGGTCGGATGTTTCAATCTAGTTCGGTCGGATGTTTCAATCTAGTTCGGTCGGATGTTTAACTGTCAAACATTGTCCTTTTTTCTTCTAATTCGCTAAGAGAaccttattaatattcatagactGTCCAAACCGTTGCTCTGCTGGGTAAAACTGACACTGTTTTAGCGAAATATGCATCCCTGGATGAAGTCGGACGAGTGTTGACCATTGCGTTCAATGTATGCATATCTATTAGCCAATGGCTGGACAGTTAACCATTAGTAGACCCCGCCTTCATTGAATCGGCGTTTATCACGTactgcccaaagtccaagctcttgttaaaacggttctagATCCTGGACTGTGTTCATTTTGCCGTGAAACTAAGGAGTCAATgattcatcttttttttctatatgaTTGTCTGCATGCACGAAACTTTTGGATTACAATATGGAAAAAACTTAAGATTTAAGTAATTTTGATGTATGTCTTAATGAACAAACAGTAATCAGTTTGTCAAGccaaaaaaaagtatatattcccaaaatcataaaattcctaatccgtaggggggggggggtaagaatttttgattttttgatatcgcccttattatttccttatttcatttaattcctTACTCTCTACCGGAAATTTGGGGTTTGGGGGGGGCTGGTCCCtccctgatgctatgtgcctgatgGTTACTtgtaggtctaactttgcaaaaaaaggggAGGGGGGCTAAACCTTCCCTTCAGCAACCCAACCCCCCAACCCCCgtggttccgacgcctatgccaTTTATCAAGCATACGAAAAGAACATGAGGTAAAGGATAGTTGGCGGATCTtgtcaaaaatattgttttcttgATGAGTTTTCATTCTTTTATATTATGATGGAAGAAATGCAATCTTTGTACATGCAtagttttatgaataaaatgtggggaaaacaacaaaattaaaaaaaaaaagcaatatcCACAGCAGTTTCAACAAAAACATTACCGTTGAATATTTTGCGGATATGTGCAACATATTATCATGGAGTGAAATTTGAGTAACTGTTATCTATTCATAAATATGCCTTTCCCTTTGTACAAGACAATAATTCACTTCAGttataattgcttaattattttattaactctTACCCTCACCTTTGATTTAATTGACTCACTCATATTGAAGTTTTACTCTATGACATATGTCACTCGTGCTTAAGTGCTAATTactattgttttcaattcttatttatattgtgttatacacCATTGTCGGGAGAGAGGAATTAGGTTTCGGATTGTTCGGGTGTAGTTTTTGGATTCCCAGAAATCACCCATACCGAcctaaagttcaaataaagtgcTTTTTACCATCTAGAGCATTTGAGTCTTATTGTCGCCGGATATATAAAAACACCTTAATTTCCCCGGTGATAGTTTGGTGGAGATATCCTAAGGGTATTTTACCCGGGACTGCTACATATACTTTGTAGCAGTAAGATCCTGCGTACCAGCAACCGAGCGAGTTTCCAAGAGCATCAACAAACGACGATAATACAACCTAAGAGCAGAAGATTCAAACGCCTTTTACGACCATATACCAACGTCGCTGCTTTTCGAGTTTTGGACATCCCAGGACTTGCACGGACATACTCTACGCCTGGATTCCATCCAGCATATAACAAGAGATGGATGACGTCATCCTGCGAACACTTGTTCTCGTTCTGTGTGTTTCGTGTGTGGATTTCTTTGCCATTATGCTAATATGTTCTTTTAAGCGACCGATTTATTGCATTCGAATCCTAGGAAAATTTTTCGGGTGTGGCGACCGACGACAAAGGTTCGTTTTAAATATGGTTCAGCCCAGAATGCCGTGTTGCAGTTGTGGATCTCCGCAATGTAGAACACATTTTGCATATTCCGGCCAAGACCTAAGCAAACGACGCTGAGATACAGACCGCACATTCCCTACAAATCATTCCGGTGATCTTCTAGACGAGGACGTCTCATTTTTCGAAGCGCGagggaattatcatggagtgaaATTTGAGTAACTGTTATCTATTCATAAATATGCCTTTCCCTTTGTACAAGACAATAATTCACTTCAGttataattgcttaattattttattaactctTACCCTCACCTTTGATTTAATTGACTCACTCATATTGAAGTTTTACTCTATGACATATGTCACTCGTGCTTAAGTGCTAATTactattgttttcaattcttatttatattgtgttatacacCATTGTCGGGAGAGAGGAATTAGGTTTCGGATTGTTCGGGTGTAGTTTTTGGATTCCCAGAAATCACCCATACCGAcctaaagttcaaataaagtgcTTTTTACCATCTAGAGCATTTGAGTCTTATTGTCGCCGGATATATAAAAACACCTTAATTTCCCCGGTGatagtatacatatatatacaaatgcaaatattttattggcacaaacacaattacaataattggcaaaggcGCGACATATGCATAAACAGAAGTATTGAATTATTACATGCAGGATTTAAGGTAtccaatgtataatgaagggatgTACatgttgaacaattttgaatcattttaaaccagttgaatatgtattgctagataacaatgaaagtgaaatgaaccaaattcacatcACTGACCACAAATAAGaagccggtcattttgcaccttaaatttttttaaagagttatctccccttgttgaaaaaaagaaaattttaattttgtcaaaatatctgcggtaaatgattcattttatttcatattttaaaaaagagaaagtttatgcatgtattaaccaagagagttttacaaattttaagttaatttttacaatatcttattaaaacatacgttgcccatagacttcaatgcaaaattcaaggtgttattagttggaccataattaatattttgaaaattcctttggtggagtattttaatttgataacatcttcaaaatgatatcatgattaagaatatcggaccattcatttattaggtacaaaatgtggtagTTATACGTCGAATAccttaattatataattacatataatataatttaatatttaatttatcatgataatgacAGGATATAGGTGCAGGAGAGGTGTGATTCTACATGTTAACGTAAACTTAAAGAGACGGACACTAGATTAACAGCTGTCAAAGAGAAAACGATAGAACTAGAAAAAAGTGCTGGATTTGTATCAAATAAAGtgcatgattttgaaaaaaatatccaagaaatgaaaatcagcATGAATAGAAAGGAAAAATCACAGAAAGAGCTATTAGACGAAATGAAGAGAGACATTAAATCTCTGCAAACAGAAAAAGAAGATATTGGGCAACTAAAGGATTCAATCGTCGATCTGCA encodes:
- the LOC128173435 gene encoding uncharacterized protein LOC128173435, with translation MSIEPALCSMTCEECETTAAEYMCKNCPGYLCSECKTEHNRRKITRHHVIAPITGRKVRTLKRCLAEAPKQKACFETDLEYQLGVRCISSSKIVVFGNDPRILVIDKKGQSQTSIITDTEVSPDGMAILPDSSILYSDVETRRILVVTGSGESQTLVSTDWSPSGLCVTQSGSILVGLFHHDPLYEVDQVGKVEEYTVSGNKVREILGEDQKLYSRPEHITENFNGDIIVSDYNLKKITAVDAHGHFRFSYLGVAKNKSYQFLPMDIDTDTLGHVIIADQFRHSIHVIDKDGAFVRLLLTEEAGIKEPHGLCFDGVDSIWVAELESKLVKKFKILEK